A stretch of the Panicum virgatum strain AP13 chromosome 9N, P.virgatum_v5, whole genome shotgun sequence genome encodes the following:
- the LOC120688602 gene encoding E3 ubiquitin-protein ligase CSU1-like, producing MPQRHSKNNNDLAFFTYEEKRKLGYGTQRERLGKDSIKPFDACCLCLKPLIDPLCCPKGHAFCKECILECLLAQKKDIKRKLAAHEAQKKQEKEEEEEKLMLQKAKELDAFDQQNHGAVPQYHDRSGSQDKNGFHGANSVKVTSFEEEALRNMKAFWLPSATPEATVKLDAPSTDTVCPEGQEKLKLKSLFPISFTEENADQKSKKSVEKSYMCPSCKSTLTNTMSLVAIRTCGHVFCKKCSDKFLVKDKVCLECSKPFKERNLVPLEKGGTGFAAHDERLEARDFKYLGSGSGLGLVKPAPKTY from the exons ATGCCGCAGCGGCACTCGAAGAACAACAACGACCTCGCCTTCTTCACATACGAGGAGAAGCGGAAGCTCGGCTACGGCACGCAGCGGGAGCGCCTGGGGAAGGACTCCATCAAGCCCTTTGACGCCTGCTGCCTCTGCCTCAAGCCTCTCATCGACCCGCTCTGCTGCCCCAAGGGACACGCCTTCTGCAAGGAGTGCATCCTCGAGTGTCTCCTCGCCCAGAAGAAGGACATCAAGCG CAAGCTAGCAGCTCATGAGGCCCAGAAAAAGCaagagaaggaagaggaggaggagaagctgaTGCTGCAGAAGGCTAAGGAGTTGGACGCCTTTGATCAACAGAATCATGGAGCTGTTCCCCAGTACCATGATCGCAGTGGCTCCCAAGACAAGAATGGGTTTCATGGAGCAAACAGTGTGAAGGTTACTTCCTTCGAAGAGGAAGCTCTCCGCAATATGAAGGCATTCTGGCTCCCTTCGGCTACCCCTGAAGCTACGGTCAAGCTAGATGCCCCCTCCACCGATACTGTCTGCCCTGAGGGGCAGGAGAAGCTCAAGTTGAAATCGCTCTTCCCAATCTCGTTCACTGAAGAAAACGCTGACCAGAAGAGCAAGAAGTCAGTGGAAAAGAGCTACATGTGCCCTAGTTGCAAGTCCACCCTCACAAACACCATGTCCTTGGTGGCGATCCGCACCTGTGGCCATGTCTTCTGCAAGAAGTGCTCTGACAAGTTTCTAGTGAAGGATAAAGTTTGCTTGGAGTGTAGCAAACCATTTAAGGAGAGGAATCTGGTTCCTTTGGAGAAAGGAGGAACTGGGTTTGCTGCGCATGATGAACGCTTGGAGGCAAGGGATTTCAAGTATTTGGGGAGTGGTTCTGGGTTAGGGTTAGTGAAACCAGCTCCAAAGACTTACTAG
- the LOC120691971 gene encoding kinesin-like protein KIN-5B: MAQTPNPSRRSLVGPAPMPFLTPRPERRHLEMRWADGGSQSAVRRSGVGAVAGNGGGWGEGERDREVNVQVVLRCRPLSEDEQRANVQSAISCNDPKREVTVLHSLFKQADKTFTFDKVFGPKSQQRSIYDHAVAPIVNDVLEGYNCTVFAFGQTGTGKTYTMEGEIRQKVSELPDTAGVIPRAVRHIFDILEAKKADYSMKVTFLELYNEDITDLLALEDQSRFPEDRQKRHITLMEDGKGGAVIRGLEEIVVYSPRDIYSLLERGSARRRTADTALNKQSSRSHAVFSINIHVKETTVGDEELMKCGRLNLVDLAGSENIARSGVREGRAREAGEMNKSLLTLGRVITALVEHSVHVPYRDSKLTRLLRESLGGKAKTCIIATVSPSVHSLEETLVTLDYASRAKSIRNKPEPNQKICKSVVLKDIYQEMERMKQDVKAAREKNGIYIPHERFVLDEAEKKSMREKMEHLELSLEKQNKEVEKLKGLYLAEQERRLDFESQNKDLKVNLENWKGKFLDLQEAHCRANMLLREKDFVISNLLCSENSILERAKDMRNNLENASGDITVLLNKLERQSKTEAANEGLLSSFRDELDQCLGVLQKTVVGSVCEQHKILESMNEQTKSYFSAKTESANQLERRIEKAKDMYVSGVQCMKGLADTLRHRSIIDAEQMRLSISTHAITVDNFLAMMVSEAEQILDDVLKSTSELKELLAFSAELQQAGLKRSLTSAQAMSKTSIDFFKYIRIHVSRLIKLMEQNQIERSSKLLEFENEFKEICVKDEQAAMNKIAAILSGLTAKKTTMVSAYVGQLNERYSEEQKHLNLEIRNLEQISDNGKDESVAYVGVVESQFQEDMSSHAKLNDQMEGILHQCLKKGGHSVSYWSHTQSSLHDLCKRSIMEAEDFIEERRNKNENIFQEKLMSSSQNDAEFNAITSDVLTSSKNSLLLDHEIRKMIESVSTTFSDHLKQLNEKHSEGRESIRYISSNCLEKDYMANSPIRHRPRELLTNENSLEAIEELRASVPDLVAKFRSENKLDEIDKGKQFSDQRTRTSRSPLMPLNQYVE; the protein is encoded by the exons ATGGCGCAGACGCCGAACCCCAGCAGGAGGTCGTTGGTCGGCCCGGCGCCGATGCCCTTCCTCACGCCACGGCCGGAGCGGCGGCACCTCGAGATGAGGTGGGCGGACGGGGGGTCCCAAAGCGCCGTGCGCCgcagcggcgtgggcgccgTTGCTGGCAATGGTGGAGGTTGGGGTGAGGGCGAGAGGGATCGCGAGGTGAACGTCCAGGTCGTGCTCCGGTGCAG GCCACTTAGCGAGGATGAGCAGAGAGCGAATGTGCAGAGCGCCATCTCTTGTAATGACCCAAAGAGGGAGGTCACAGTTCTGCACAGTCTCTTCAAGCAAGCAGACAAAACGTTTACTTTTGACAAG GTGTTTGGACCTAAATCTCAGCAGAGGTCGATTTATGACCATGCCGTTGCACCTATTGTGAACGATGTCCTCGAAGGCTATAACTGCACTGTCTTCGCCTTTGGACAGACTGGAACAGGAAAAACGTATACCATGGAGGGAGAGATAAGACAGAAG GTCAGTGAACTGCCGGATACTGCTGGTGTCATCCCTAGAGCAGTGCGCCATATCTTTGATATACTTGAAGCAAAAAAGGCTGATTATAGCATGAAGGTAACCTTTCTAGAGCTCTATAATGAAGATATAACAGACCTATTGGCTTTGGAGGACCAGAGCAGATTCCCTGAAGATAGACAGAAGAGGCACATAACTCTTATGGAAGATGGCAAAGGCGGGGCAGTCATAAGAGGGCTTGAAGAGATTGTTGTCTATAGTCCTAGAGATATATATAGCCTTTTAGAACGTGGATCAGCTAGGAGACGCACTGCTGACACTGCATTAAACAAGCAAAgcag CCGATCACATGCTGTTTTTTCTATAAACATCCATGTCAAAGAAACAACtgtaggtgatgaggaactCATGAAGTGTGGGAGGTTGAACCTTGTAGACTTGGCAGGATCAGAGAATATAGCTCGATCAGGCGTAAGAGAG GGTAGAGCAAGAGAAGCCGGAGAAATGAATAAGAGCTTATTAACTCTGGGGCGTGTCATCACGGCGCTTGTGGAGCATTCTGTTCATGTGCCATACAG GGATAGTAAACTCACAAGACTGCTAAGAGAATCATTAGGaggaaaagccaaaacatgcaTCATAGCAACGGTGTCTCCATCTGTTCATTCCCTGGAAGAAACACTGGTTACGCTTGATTATGCTTCTCGTGCTAAAAGCATAAGAAATAAGCCTGAG CCAAATCAAAAAATATGTAAATCTGTTGTGCTCAAGGACATCTACCAAGAAATGGAAAGAATGAAACAAG ATGTCAAAGCTGCAAGGGAAAAGAATGGAATCTATATCCCTCATGAAAGGTTTGTCCTAGATGAGGCAGAAAAAAAG TCAATGAGGGAAAAAATGGAACATTTGGAGCTCAGCCTTGAAAAGCAGAACAAA GAAGTTGAAAAATTAAAAGGCTTGTACCTAGCAGAGCAGGAACGCCGCTTGGATTTCGAAAGTCAGAACAAAGATTTAAAG GTAAATCTTGAAAACTGGAAGGGAAAGTTTCTAGATCTTCAAGAAGCTCATTGTAGAGCTAACATGTTGCTGAGGGAGAAGGACTTCGTAATCTCAAATTTACTTTGTTCTG AAAACTCAATTCTGGAACGTGCAAAGGATATGCGCAACAATTTGGAAAATGCATCTGGAGATATTACTGTACTTTTGAATAAACTAG AAAGGCAATCAAAAACTGAAGCTGCAAATGAAGGCTTGCTATCAAGTTTTCGGGATGAATTGGATCAGTGTCTTGGAGTTCTGCAGAAGACAGTAGTTGGATCAGTTTGTGAACagcataaaattttggaatctaTGAATGAACAAACGAAGTCATACTTTTCAGCTAAAACTGAG TCAGCAAATCAATTGGAGAGAAGAATTGAAAAAGCCAAAGACATGTATGTCTCTGGGGTCCAATGCATGAAGGGGCTTGCTGATACCCTGAGACATCGATCTATCATAGACGCTGAGCAGATGAGGCTTAGCATATCTACTCATGCAATTACTGTCGACAAT TTTCTAGCAATGATGGTTTCGGAAGCTGAACAAATTCTGGATGATGTTCTGAAATCTACTTCAGAGCTCAAGGAACTTTTAGCCTTTTCTGCAGAACTACAACAGGCT ggATTGAAAAGGAGTCTTACTTCTGCACAAGCCATGTCAAAGACATCAATTGATTTCTTTAAATATATCAGGATACATGTGTCTCGGCTCATCAAGCTTATGGAGCAGAATCAAATAGAAAGGTCCTCAAAGCTTCTTGAATTTGAGAATGAGTTTAAG GAAATTTGTGTTAAAGATGAACAAGCTGCTATGAACAAGATTGCTGCGATTTTATCAGGGTTGACTGCCAAGAAAACTACAATG GTTTCAGCATATGTGGGGCAGCTGAATGAGAGATACAGTGAAGAGCAGAAACACCTAAATTTGGAGATTCGCAACCTAGAGCAGATTTCAGATAATGGCAAAGATGAGTCGGTGGCTTATGTTGGAGTAGTAGAGAGCCAGTTCCAGGAGGATATGTCATCGCATGCTAAATTAAATGATCAAATGGAAGGCATCTTGCACCAATG CTTGAAGAAAGGTGGCCACTCTGTATCTTACTGGTCACATACACAATCATCTTTGCATGATCTTTGTAAGAGATCAATCATGGAGGCTGAGGATTTTATCGA agaaagaagaaacaaaaatgaaaataTTTTCCAAGAAAAGCTGATGTCTTCTTCACAGAATGATGCAGAGTTTAATGCCATTACATCAGATGTGTTGACTTCTTCAAAGA ATTCCCTCTTATTGGATCATGAAATTAGAAAGATGATAGAAAGTGTCTCCACCACTTTCTCGGATCATCTGAAACAGCTGAATGAAAAACACAGTGAAGGCAGAGAGTCTATACGATACATTTCAAGTAACTGTCTTGAGAAGGATTACATG GCTAATAGTCCGATTCGGCACCGTCCACGGGAACTACTGACCAATGAAAACAGCTTGGAAGCAATTGAAGAACTAAGAGCTTCAGTTCCAGATCTCGTGGCAAAGTTCAGGTCGGAGAACAAGCTGGATGAAATTGACAAGGGGAAGCAATTCTCAGATCAAAGGACACGCACTTCAAGAAGCCCTCTGATGCCTCTCAATCAGTACGTTGAGTGA
- the LOC120691969 gene encoding zinc finger protein ZAT11-like — protein sequence MAYGKRSRQQAEEMIWLPEGADVARFLLLFSGHHQHHASPDPASAPERVFECKTCNRQFPSFQALGGHRASHKKPRLADGVDGGAAAEPPKPKVHGCSICGLEFAIGQALGGHMRRHRAADQADGASSPGLGLGLSLGSGLGPEDVGRKAAPAVELALDLNAVPELEEEPDRAKLGLPVEFPVAVVDFLR from the coding sequence ATGGCGTACGGCAAGAGGTCGAGGCAGCAGGCCGAGGAGATGATCTGGCTGCCCGAGGGCGCCGACGTCGCGCGCTTCCTGCTGCTCTTCTCgggccaccaccagcaccacgcGTCGCCGGACCCGGCCTCGGCGCCGGAGCGGGTGTTCGAGTGCAAGACCTGCAACCGGCAGTTCCCGTCCTTCCAGGCGCTCGGCGGGCACCGGGCCAGCCACAAGAAGCCCCGCCTGGCGgacggcgtcgacggcggcgccgcggccgagcCACCCAAGCCCAAGGTGCACGGCTGCTCCATCTGCGGGCTCGAGTTCGCCATCGGCCAGGCGCTCGGCGGCCACATGCGCCGCCACCGGGCCGCCGATCAGGCGGACGGCGCCAGCAGCCCCGGCCTCGGGCTTGGCCTCAGCCTCGGCAGCGGGCTCGGGCCGGAAGACGTCGGCAGGAAGGCGGCGCCCGCTGTCGAGCTTGCGCTGGACCTGAACGCCGtgccggagctggaggaggagccggatCGCGCCAAGCTGGGGCTCCCCGTCGAATTCCCTGTAGCAGTAGTTGACTTCTTACGTTAA
- the LOC120691968 gene encoding uncharacterized protein LOC120691968, with product MASPPPSAPLPASAAAAAAAGNGRATSASPVDALFLQNLMSRVQLRPPFLDTNSFLTQDLDDFLLNEFAALSAAAGASDDEEEEDDEDDGLAGGEARRRRMLAREEAKLEKEIVRMVLAGEAEEKLKPNSGQSVAAGDHHLCVGFHDEAGGEYRVWEWHGHVMLFDDEDGYSAEYIYGNHFEPLAAATARAKKREKEKREKDLSMGLRDLVVSNDDGGNGNRSKENGSSGGPRVVRRNVVNSPSAPAR from the coding sequence atggcctcgccgccgccgtctgcgccgctccccgcctccgcggccgccgccgctgcggcgggcaacggccgcgccacctccgcctcgccggtgGACGCGCTTTTCCTCCAAAACCTCATGAGCCGCGTCCAGCTCCGCCCGCCCTTCCTCGACACCAACTCCTTCCTCACCCAGGACCTCGACGACTTCCTCCTCAACGAATTCGCcgcgctctccgccgccgctggggcgtccgacgacgaggaggaggaggacgatgaggacgacgggctcgccggcggggaggcgaggcggcggcggatgctgGCCAGGGAGGAGGCGAAGCTGGAGAAGGAAATCGTGCGGATGGTCCTGGCCGGGGAGGCCGAGGAGAAGCTCAAGCCCAACTCGGGCCAGTCCGTGGCCGCGGGCGACCACCACCTCTGCGTCGGCTTCCACGACGAGGCCGGCGGGGAGTACCGCGTCTGGGAGTGGCACGGCCACGTCATGCTCTTCGACGACGAGGACGGGTACTCTGCAGAGTACATCTACGGCAACCACTTcgagccgctcgccgccgccacggccagggccaagaagagggagaaggagaagagggaGAAGGACCTGAGCATGGGGCTTCGGGATTTGGTCGTGAGCAACGACGACGGTGGCAATGGCAATCGATCCAAGGAAAACGGTAGCAGCGGAGGGCCAAGGGTAGTGCGCAGGAATGTTGTCAATTCCCCCTCAGCGCCTGCTAGGTAA
- the LOC120692863 gene encoding uncharacterized protein LOC120692863: protein MWNCSAPHPFLLPYGDDYVRCEGSSSPAGAVGLDRILPAEYDLCHSLNLSPSLHGLQTPTLFAMNGSENYLGIGANPIYSGETRPVFSQFSCTQPTAAAHLVRWTAAGETMTGDGSRLRGSKRLKTTTAAATAQDPHHGLRCNVKPTRNQSMKAPCKRSQKLGDKITALQQLVSPYGKTDTASVLREAATCIKHLHEQIQILTASYPAISSPPSEQGTGEEEGPTDLRRRGLCLAPLSPDVVQLVVSAEAALRHRDTADTEDRWRRLAIL, encoded by the exons ATGTGGAACTGCTCAGCGCCGCACCCATTCCTGCTGCCGTACGGCGACGACTACG TCAGGTGCGAAGGCTCAAGTTCACCGGCAGGAGCTGTGGGTCTGGACAGGAT ACTACCAGCGGAGTATGATTTATGCCATTCTCTGAATTTGTCACCGTCACTGCACGGCCTTCAGACGCCAACGCTGTTTGCTATGAACGGTTCAGAGAACTATCTGG GGATAGGAGCGAATCCGATCTACAGCGGCGAGACCCGGCCTGTGTTTTCGCAGTTCAGCTGCACCCAGCCAACTGCTGCTGCT CACTTGGTGAGATGGACGGCAGCGGGGGAGACGATGACCGGTGACGGCAGCCGTCTCAGAGGATCGAAAAGGCTCAAGACAACgacggcagcagcaacagcacaaGATCCACACCACGGCCTGCGTTGCAATGTGAAGCCAACAAGAAATCAGTCTATGAAG GCGCCATGTAAGAGGAGCCAGAAGCTCGGGGACAAGATCACGGCGCTTCAGCAGCTAGTCTCCCCGTATGGCAAG ACGGATACCGCGTCGGTGCTCCGCGAGGCAGCCACCTGCATCAAGCACCTTCACGAGCAGATCCAG ATTCTGACCGCCTCCTACCCTGCAATTAGCTCACCACCGTCAGAGCAG GGCACCGGCGAGGAAGAAGGCCCGACGGATCTGCGCCGGCGAGGCCTGTGCCTGGCGCCGCTGTCCCCGGACGTCGTGCAGCTTGTGGTGTCGGCCGAGGCGGCGCTCCGCCACCGCGACACGGCCGATACGGAGGATCGCTGGCGCAGGCTCGCCATTCTGTAA